One Paenibacillus riograndensis SBR5 DNA segment encodes these proteins:
- a CDS encoding helix-turn-helix domain-containing protein, which produces MWKILLVEDEPFVRRSIRQSIRWEEHGFSITGEATHGQEALELMDRLQPDIVITDIFMPYMDGLELIQAARAKGFEGSFIMLTCAGEFEYARLALEYGASSYILKLSMSDEELLQALNKARAKLMKRVEQQDRLEDQLFREAAGYMWRSLWGKELHQDETDKFEDFRRRAANSPGLLLISVLGGTRMLSKADLPSLLPAEAGQAARCHLFRYMGQSTFWVWLERSPALRPEVFIYDGLPAVRRLGSAADAGLGAWRMNLEVLGRYYYGCARGENGVTAEADTAPVHPLPVPWEQEREIIGRFERLDVGDCAAKLEQLWQFMAAVRMPMAAVKETAERLDKLFARIAGKPAEPPGALLDAVRHPELLEQTVARMRTYAKGLGGQRPQETDHPEINTMIRYLLHHYDEDISLQAMAQYVNMDENYLSGLFKKKTGETFINYLQHIRVNEARFYLEQTDLTVAEIGERVGFANPSYFFKIFKRWTKLTPNEYRQQCKGKAGTEPPAP; this is translated from the coding sequence ATGTGGAAAATACTTCTGGTCGAGGATGAGCCGTTCGTCCGCCGCTCGATCCGCCAATCCATCCGCTGGGAGGAGCACGGCTTTTCCATTACCGGTGAGGCCACTCACGGGCAGGAAGCGCTGGAGCTGATGGACCGGCTGCAGCCCGATATTGTAATTACCGATATTTTTATGCCTTACATGGACGGCCTGGAGCTGATTCAGGCTGCACGGGCCAAGGGCTTTGAAGGATCGTTCATCATGCTTACCTGCGCCGGCGAGTTCGAATACGCCCGGCTTGCGCTTGAATACGGCGCATCCAGTTATATTCTCAAGCTGTCCATGAGCGACGAAGAGCTGCTCCAGGCGCTGAACAAAGCCCGGGCCAAGCTGATGAAGCGGGTGGAACAGCAGGACCGGCTGGAGGACCAGCTGTTCCGGGAGGCAGCCGGTTATATGTGGCGAAGCCTGTGGGGCAAGGAACTCCACCAGGATGAAACAGACAAATTCGAGGATTTCCGCCGCCGGGCGGCAAACTCCCCAGGGCTGCTGCTTATCTCGGTGCTGGGCGGCACCCGGATGCTGAGCAAAGCCGACCTGCCTTCCCTGCTGCCCGCAGAGGCAGGGCAGGCAGCACGCTGCCACCTGTTCAGGTATATGGGGCAGAGCACTTTTTGGGTCTGGCTGGAGCGCAGCCCGGCACTGCGGCCTGAGGTGTTCATCTATGACGGGCTGCCTGCCGTCCGCCGCCTTGGATCAGCGGCAGATGCCGGTTTGGGCGCCTGGCGGATGAACCTGGAGGTGCTGGGCCGCTATTATTATGGCTGTGCCCGTGGAGAGAACGGTGTTACGGCCGAAGCCGATACGGCTCCGGTGCACCCCCTCCCCGTTCCCTGGGAACAGGAACGGGAGATTATCGGCCGCTTCGAGCGGCTCGATGTGGGCGACTGTGCCGCCAAATTGGAGCAGCTATGGCAGTTCATGGCGGCCGTCCGCATGCCGATGGCGGCAGTCAAGGAGACCGCCGAGCGGCTGGACAAGCTGTTCGCGCGTATTGCCGGAAAGCCTGCAGAACCGCCCGGCGCCCTGCTGGATGCCGTGCGCCATCCCGAATTGCTGGAGCAGACAGTCGCGCGGATGCGGACTTATGCCAAGGGTCTTGGCGGGCAGCGGCCGCAGGAGACGGACCATCCCGAGATCAACACGATGATCCGCTATTTGCTGCATCATTATGACGAGGACATCTCTTTGCAGGCGATGGCGCAATACGTCAATATGGATGAAAATTATTTGAGCGGCCTATTCAAGAAAAAAACGGGCGAGACCTTCATTAACTACCTCCAGCACATCCGGGTGAATGAAGCTAGGTTCTATTTGGAGCAGACCGACCTGACCGTTGCCGAAATCGGGGAGCGGGTCGGGTTCGCCAACCCCAGCTACTTCTTTAAAATTTTCAAGCGCTGGACGAAGCTGACACCCAACGAATACAGGCAGCAGTGTAAAGGAAAGGCGGGCACCGAGCCGCCGGCGCCATAA
- a CDS encoding sensor histidine kinase: MGKLKWLWPSSMKNRLVLSILLFVLIPSAFLQIRNITQLETMMKDNISQQNAAQLNFLKNNIESLKFGVLGAMLQLERDPDLREQLGRTGENMPEKNMFIKNELLLVKQRLMNAIVPVHLTLVDDKGEVYNTLEEGMAVPAVSGAELLQQPEFVKLRQGAEAYYWTVHEPDYLLANALPGSQLFSLFSKLQGTDGHTFAYLRISLDMKTWLNSITGGFQVKQTYYLLDGGGQPILMGRNDRSAQALGGMLATFKSNPARYFTDDKDLFIFNGTYLPNMDWYLVSRFPLEALSGNILAMKREVMLSFLVTCIIFAGIMYAIVSSTVRPLHNLQKKMSELVDKNLNVSIPERKYKGELLRLARAFNLMTGDIRKLIERLQMEERQKEAIRFQMLMSQMNPHFLLNTLNTIKWNARNHGDMGTSEICQNLGKLLESGLNSDADLVFLKEEIELIRAYVYIQSFRYDHSFNVEYMIGDGLEYALIPKFSLQPLVENAIYHGLVHMKAGGKITILIAGAGGRLRVEIGDNGQGLERSGSASGKRRKGIGLSNLRERIMLLYKGRGELLLLPLPQGTVAVLDIPLLNSLPYDKEERNVENTSGRG, from the coding sequence ATGGGCAAATTAAAATGGCTGTGGCCGTCCAGCATGAAAAACCGGTTAGTCCTATCCATTCTGCTGTTCGTGCTGATTCCTTCCGCATTCCTGCAAATCCGCAATATCACGCAGCTGGAAACGATGATGAAGGACAATATATCACAGCAAAATGCGGCACAGCTCAATTTTCTCAAAAATAATATTGAAAGCCTGAAATTCGGTGTATTGGGCGCGATGCTGCAGCTCGAACGCGACCCGGACCTGCGCGAACAGCTTGGCCGCACCGGAGAGAATATGCCGGAAAAAAATATGTTCATCAAAAATGAGCTGCTGCTGGTGAAGCAACGGCTGATGAATGCCATTGTCCCCGTTCATCTCACGCTGGTGGATGATAAGGGAGAGGTCTACAACACGCTGGAGGAAGGAATGGCTGTCCCGGCGGTCAGCGGAGCGGAATTGCTGCAGCAGCCGGAGTTCGTGAAGCTCAGACAAGGGGCTGAAGCCTATTATTGGACTGTTCATGAGCCTGATTATCTGCTGGCGAACGCCCTGCCGGGCTCGCAGTTATTCTCTTTATTCTCAAAGCTGCAGGGAACGGACGGCCATACCTTCGCCTATCTGCGCATCAGTCTGGATATGAAGACCTGGCTTAACTCGATAACGGGCGGCTTCCAGGTGAAGCAGACCTATTATTTGCTGGACGGCGGCGGGCAGCCGATTCTGATGGGCCGCAATGACCGCTCTGCTCAGGCGCTGGGCGGGATGCTGGCCACCTTCAAAAGCAACCCGGCCCGTTATTTTACCGATGACAAAGACCTGTTCATCTTTAACGGCACTTATCTGCCGAATATGGATTGGTACCTCGTGAGCCGCTTCCCCTTGGAAGCGCTCTCCGGGAACATTCTGGCGATGAAGCGGGAGGTTATGCTGTCGTTTCTGGTCACCTGTATTATTTTTGCCGGAATCATGTATGCAATTGTTTCTTCTACGGTCAGGCCCTTGCATAATTTGCAGAAAAAAATGAGTGAGCTTGTCGATAAAAACCTGAATGTGAGCATCCCCGAACGAAAATATAAAGGCGAGCTGCTGCGGCTGGCCCGTGCTTTTAATCTGATGACCGGCGATATCCGCAAGCTGATCGAACGGCTGCAAATGGAGGAAAGGCAGAAGGAAGCCATCCGCTTTCAAATGCTGATGTCGCAAATGAATCCGCATTTTCTGCTCAACACGCTGAATACGATCAAATGGAACGCGCGCAACCACGGTGATATGGGGACATCGGAAATCTGTCAGAATCTGGGCAAACTGCTGGAATCAGGCCTCAACAGCGATGCGGACCTCGTTTTTCTAAAGGAAGAAATTGAACTGATCCGGGCGTATGTCTACATCCAGTCCTTCCGCTATGACCACTCCTTCAACGTGGAATACATGATCGGCGACGGCCTGGAGTACGCCCTGATTCCAAAGTTCAGCCTGCAGCCGCTCGTTGAGAATGCAATTTATCACGGACTTGTGCATATGAAGGCAGGCGGAAAAATAACCATTCTGATTGCCGGCGCCGGCGGCAGGCTGCGGGTCGAGATCGGTGACAACGGCCAGGGGCTGGAGCGCAGCGGCTCCGCTTCGGGGAAACGGCGCAAGGGCATCGGCCTCAGCAATCTGAGGGAACGGATCATGCTGCTCTATAAGGGGAGAGGCGAGCTGCTTCTGCTGCCGCTCCCCCAAGGCACGGTGGCTGTACTGGATATTCCGCTGTTGAATTCTTTGCCTTATGACAAGGAGGAGCGAAATGTGGAAAATACTTCTGGTCGAGGATGA
- a CDS encoding FAD-dependent oxidoreductase, which translates to MKMRQEVYDVVVCGGGLAGVCAAVAAARQGAGVCIIQDRPVLGGNSSSEIRVTPHGAAQFHAYARETGIISELLIEERALNHEPILENGWTNSVWDMVLYNLAVSTPNLTLHLNSTVTEVHKNAERHISSVTVRVAGAETQIAIEGRVFIDCTGDGVVADLAGCEWRWGSEGREEFSEPHAPLAASGDTMGSSIHFKAKDMGRPVPFAAPDWAVRHEDPAFFYDQGRHFYDLAAGYWWIEIGIPWNTIYDNEHIRHELTRHTLGIWDWIKNRDPLLKEKAANYALDWIGQVPGKRESRRVLGRYFMTEHDPAGRTIFPDEIAYGGWFIDLHSTGGLLAPTAEPSSAEGYAETSEYAIKSYCGPYGIPLRILMSKDIDNLLLAGRNVSVSHAALGTVRVMATTALLGQAAGTAAAVALRQGREACSLDFADIREVQQILLREGCFLPNCRNEDPGDVARSARVQASSSARVHGVGPESRDYTGGFGGTRLPDKEPLTHRRGQWIAAGTEEIRSLAVCLSNESGTEQTIEASLVPVDSIWDYECGAKQPLARQQLAVPPGRMQWVAWEAGLTAADGLRSGGYVRLELAANPQVEWHKGGTVIPGHTSAYEMGPSKMRRYGDGGTLSFRIEPPQACYEPSNVLTGIARPYDYTNMWRSDPAGPLPQRLELEWETEECIGTVELAFPGQLFREYHRYPPFYRDPQCPRDYSIDAWTGVGWTTVASVTGNYQTRRRHPLSEAVKTDKLRVTVHATNGDPSACIAEIRCYRS; encoded by the coding sequence ATGAAGATGCGGCAGGAAGTTTATGATGTGGTGGTATGCGGTGGAGGATTGGCGGGTGTCTGCGCAGCCGTGGCGGCAGCCCGGCAGGGAGCCGGTGTCTGTATCATCCAGGATAGGCCGGTGCTGGGCGGCAACAGCTCGTCGGAAATCCGGGTCACTCCGCACGGGGCGGCTCAATTTCATGCCTATGCCCGGGAGACGGGCATTATTTCCGAGCTGCTGATCGAAGAACGGGCGCTTAATCATGAACCCATTCTCGAAAATGGCTGGACGAACAGCGTATGGGACATGGTGCTATACAATTTGGCAGTGTCAACGCCGAACCTTACGCTTCATTTAAACTCCACGGTCACCGAAGTGCACAAAAACGCGGAGCGGCACATCTCCTCTGTGACCGTGCGGGTGGCGGGGGCAGAGACACAAATCGCCATAGAAGGCCGGGTGTTCATTGACTGTACCGGCGATGGTGTGGTTGCCGATCTGGCCGGCTGCGAATGGCGCTGGGGTTCGGAGGGCCGGGAGGAATTCAGCGAACCTCATGCCCCGCTTGCGGCCAGCGGCGACACGATGGGCAGCTCAATACATTTTAAGGCGAAGGATATGGGGCGGCCGGTCCCGTTTGCGGCACCGGATTGGGCGGTCAGACATGAGGACCCCGCTTTTTTCTATGATCAGGGACGGCATTTCTACGATCTTGCCGCCGGGTACTGGTGGATCGAAATCGGCATCCCTTGGAATACCATCTATGACAATGAGCACATCCGGCATGAACTGACCCGCCATACACTGGGCATCTGGGACTGGATTAAGAACAGGGACCCGCTCCTGAAAGAAAAAGCTGCGAACTATGCGCTGGACTGGATCGGCCAGGTGCCGGGCAAACGTGAGAGCCGGCGGGTGCTGGGCCGTTATTTCATGACAGAGCATGATCCGGCGGGCCGCACTATATTCCCCGATGAAATCGCCTACGGCGGCTGGTTCATCGACCTGCACAGCACAGGTGGCCTGCTGGCCCCGACTGCGGAGCCGTCATCTGCGGAAGGTTACGCGGAGACCAGCGAATATGCGATCAAAAGCTACTGCGGGCCCTACGGGATTCCGCTGCGCATTCTCATGTCGAAGGATATCGACAATCTTCTGCTGGCCGGCCGCAATGTCAGCGTCAGCCATGCCGCCCTCGGCACTGTGCGCGTCATGGCAACGACGGCGCTGCTGGGTCAGGCGGCGGGTACAGCCGCCGCCGTGGCGCTGCGGCAGGGCCGGGAGGCGTGCAGCCTGGACTTCGCGGATATCCGCGAAGTCCAGCAGATTCTGCTCCGCGAGGGCTGCTTCCTGCCGAACTGCCGCAACGAGGACCCCGGCGATGTGGCCCGCTCAGCACGGGTACAGGCCAGCAGCTCCGCCCGCGTGCATGGCGTAGGGCCGGAGAGCCGCGACTACACCGGCGGCTTCGGCGGAACCCGGCTCCCGGACAAGGAGCCGCTTACGCACCGGCGCGGGCAGTGGATTGCCGCCGGGACGGAGGAAATCCGTTCCCTGGCCGTGTGCCTAAGCAATGAATCCGGGACGGAGCAGACCATTGAGGCCAGTCTTGTCCCGGTGGACTCCATCTGGGACTACGAATGCGGGGCGAAGCAGCCGCTGGCCCGGCAGCAGCTGGCCGTTCCGCCCGGCCGGATGCAGTGGGTAGCCTGGGAAGCCGGGCTTACCGCAGCGGATGGGCTGCGGAGCGGAGGGTATGTCCGCCTGGAACTGGCGGCAAATCCGCAGGTGGAGTGGCATAAAGGCGGCACTGTCATTCCCGGCCATACCTCGGCCTACGAGATGGGCCCTTCCAAAATGCGCCGGTACGGCGACGGGGGAACTCTAAGCTTCCGGATAGAGCCGCCGCAAGCCTGCTATGAGCCGTCCAATGTCTTGACCGGTATTGCCCGGCCGTATGATTATACAAACATGTGGCGTTCCGATCCGGCCGGGCCTTTGCCGCAGCGGCTGGAGCTGGAATGGGAAACGGAGGAGTGCATCGGGACGGTCGAGCTGGCTTTTCCCGGCCAGCTGTTCCGCGAATATCACCGGTATCCGCCGTTCTACCGCGACCCCCAGTGTCCAAGGGATTACAGCATCGATGCCTGGACCGGCGTCGGATGGACAACGGTCGCCTCCGTCACGGGCAACTACCAGACCCGCCGCCGTCATCCGTTGTCCGAGGCGGTTAAGACAGATAAACTCCGCGTTACAGTACACGCCACGAACGGCGATCCCAGTGCGTGCATCGCAGAGATCCGCTGTTATCGCTCCTGA
- a CDS encoding ASCH domain-containing protein translates to MKCLTIRQPWATLIALGEKQLETRSWQTAYRGELAIHAGMGIDTTACRQEPFKSALARHGFTVDNLPRGAIIATSRLAGCYEVTQAAADEGWPGGNELVFGDYAPGRYAWKLEDVTALARPIPAKGRLSFWEYPVLEGEQ, encoded by the coding sequence ATGAAATGTCTGACCATCCGGCAGCCCTGGGCCACATTAATTGCGCTTGGGGAAAAACAGCTCGAGACCCGTTCCTGGCAAACGGCTTATCGCGGTGAACTGGCGATTCATGCCGGAATGGGGATCGACACCACTGCCTGCAGGCAGGAGCCTTTCAAGTCGGCCTTGGCGCGGCATGGCTTTACTGTGGACAATCTCCCCCGGGGAGCTATCATCGCTACAAGCCGTCTGGCCGGTTGCTATGAGGTGACGCAAGCGGCTGCAGATGAGGGCTGGCCCGGCGGCAATGAGCTGGTTTTTGGCGATTATGCGCCAGGACGTTATGCCTGGAAGCTGGAGGATGTGACGGCGCTTGCCCGGCCCATACCGGCGAAAGGCAGGCTGAGCTTCTGGGAGTACCCTGTACTGGAGGGGGAGCAGTGA